Sequence from the Bryobacteraceae bacterium genome:
TTTCGACGGCGCCCTCGCGCTCTGATTCCGCTGGCGCCGCCCCGCCCCACCGCGCGACAATCGAGGTTCTATGGTCGTCGTCATGGAGGTCAACGCCACTGAGCAGCAGGTGGAAGACGTCATCGGGCGCATGCTCGACATGGGCTTCAACCCCAGCCGCACCACCGGCGAGAGCCAGACTATCATTGCCGGAGTCGGCCACGGCGCTGTCGACCTTGCTTCGTTCCTCGCCATGCCCGGCGTCCGCGAGGCTCACCGGATCAGTTCGCCCTACAAGCTCGCCAGCCGCTTGTGGAAGCCCGAACGGACACAGGTTCAACTCGGTGGCGTCACCATCGGCGCCGGCCTCGTCCTCATCGTCCGCGCCTCCGCCGCCCAATCGCCCGCCGCGGCCGCCGCCGGAGCGCATGGGATCGCCGTTACGGCGGCCAAAGTCCGCTTCGGCTACGAAGCCGTACCGCCCGAAAAGCTTCGCGACACAGAAGCGGCCGCCTCCGCCCACGGACTGTTCACGGTCGTCGAAATCATGGATCCGGCTCGGGTCGGCGCGCTATCGGAGAACGCCGCCGGGTTCCTCGTAGCCGCTCCGCAGATGGAGAATCTCACGCTTCTCCGCGCCCTCGGCCGCCAGCGCAAACCGGTGATCCTCGAACGCGGCCTCGCCTCCACCATCGACGATTGGCTCATGGCCGCCGACGCCATACTCTCCGGAGGCAACGGCAGCGTCGTCCTCTGCGAGCGAGGCATCAAGACCTTCGACCCCGCCGCCTCCACCATGGACATCTCCGCCATTCCGTCCATCCACAAACTGTCCCACCTCCCCGTCATCGCCGATCCCCTCCGCGGAACCGGCAAACGCGACCGTGTTCTCGACATGGGCCGCGCCGCCATTGCCGCCGGAGCCGCCGGTCTCGTTACCGACGCCGGACCCGATCTCGCAGAAAACGCCCGCCAATGGCGCACGCTGGCCGAAGCCCTCCGCCCCGCCACCGGGATGCTAGCATAGTCGAGTCCCCTCTTATCATGCGAAACGTCGTAATTATCGGCTCCGGCTGCGCCGGAAATACAGCGGCTGTCTATGCCGCTCGCGCCAGCCTCAAACCGCTAGTCGTCGCCGGCCACGAGCCCGGCGGCCAGTTGTCGCTCACCACCCTGGTGGAGAATTTTCCTGGTTTTCCCGAAGGTATCGACGGGCCTGTTCTCGTCGAAAACATCAAGAAACAGGCGGAAAACTTCGGCGCTGAGTTCAAACACGGCTCCGTGATCGAAGCCGACCTCTCGAAACGCCCCTTCCGCCTCAACATCGACGGCGAATGGGTGGAGACACGCACCCTTATCGTCGCCAGCGGCGCCTCCGCGCGATGGCTCAACCTGCCTTCCGAACAGAAGCTCATCGGCCACGGCGTCAGCTCCTGCGCCACCTGCGACGGCTTCTTCTATCGCGGGAAGCAGATCATGGTCATCGGCGGCGGCGACTCGGCCATGGAAGAAGCCAACTTTCTCACCCGGTTCGGCGACAAGGTGATGCTCGTCCATCGGCGCGAAGAGTTCCGTGCGTCGAAGATCATGCTCGACCGCGCCCGCGCCAACCCGAAGATCGAGTTCGTCACCAACAGCGTCGTCGAAGAAGTGGAAGGCGGCGAGGTCGTCACCGGCGTGAAGTTACGCAACCTGGTTACCGGCGAAGTCACACAGCGTCCCGTGGACGGCTTCTTCGTCGCCATCGGCCACATCCCCAACACCAAGATTTTCCGGGGCCAGCTCGATTTGGACGCCGACGGCTATATCGTCTCCCACGGCGGCGCCCGCACCAACGTCACCGGCGTATTTCACGCGGGCGACGTGCAGGACCGCATCTATCGCCAGGCGATCACGGCCGCCGGAGCCGGATGCATGGCCGCCATCGAAGCCGAGCGTTTTCTAGAGGCCGAAGGCCACTAGCTCCCCGCCCTTCCTAGCCGGGTTCTCCAGCCCCGCGCCGCCCCTCCCAATCCGAGGGAACGAACCAAACATCCGCCGCTCGTCTGAGCGAAAAAGCGCGATAATGCAACACGATGACCGATTTCGAAAAGCTTGGCGTCTTCTACCTCGGGCAAGCCGTCGAACCCGCCGCCAACACCCGCGGTGAACTTCTCCTCTACGATTCGAAGGACCTCGTCACTCACG
This genomic interval carries:
- a CDS encoding 3-deoxy-7-phosphoheptulonate synthase, with the translated sequence MVVVMEVNATEQQVEDVIGRMLDMGFNPSRTTGESQTIIAGVGHGAVDLASFLAMPGVREAHRISSPYKLASRLWKPERTQVQLGGVTIGAGLVLIVRASAAQSPAAAAAGAHGIAVTAAKVRFGYEAVPPEKLRDTEAAASAHGLFTVVEIMDPARVGALSENAAGFLVAAPQMENLTLLRALGRQRKPVILERGLASTIDDWLMAADAILSGGNGSVVLCERGIKTFDPAASTMDISAIPSIHKLSHLPVIADPLRGTGKRDRVLDMGRAAIAAGAAGLVTDAGPDLAENARQWRTLAEALRPATGMLA
- the trxB gene encoding thioredoxin-disulfide reductase; the encoded protein is MRNVVIIGSGCAGNTAAVYAARASLKPLVVAGHEPGGQLSLTTLVENFPGFPEGIDGPVLVENIKKQAENFGAEFKHGSVIEADLSKRPFRLNIDGEWVETRTLIVASGASARWLNLPSEQKLIGHGVSSCATCDGFFYRGKQIMVIGGGDSAMEEANFLTRFGDKVMLVHRREEFRASKIMLDRARANPKIEFVTNSVVEEVEGGEVVTGVKLRNLVTGEVTQRPVDGFFVAIGHIPNTKIFRGQLDLDADGYIVSHGGARTNVTGVFHAGDVQDRIYRQAITAAGAGCMAAIEAERFLEAEGH